TAACTACTTAATAAGGTTACGGTGTTTCCTGAAACTGTATAATGGGTATTTCTTGTAAGTCCGCTTATACCATTGAAAGTATTACCGTTAGGTGTTAAGGTTACGGTTATATTTCTGGGAGCTGACTTATTAAAGGTCGCAGATTTTGGAGAAATTTCAGGATCCTTAGTAGGTACTACATCATCAACAGGGGACTTACCAAATACTAAACTACCGTTTAGATAAGCTGCCACCTGATCCCATACCACATAGGAACCTGCTGATTTATAAGAGAAATCGTTGGATTGGTCATAATTACTCCAATCACTTCTAGAAACTCTGGTTTGGATTTCAATAAATCCTCCGGCAGCAAGGCTTCCTGCATCCGATGTAAAACCAACTTCTATATATGTATCTGCAGTTGATGTAGCCTTACTCATATTTACTATTGTGCCGGTAATCTTATTTGTCATGGTTGTATGAGCGCCTCCGCTCAACATTCCTGCATAGTCACAGTAGAAATTCTGTGCCTTATCTGCATCTTTGGTGTAATAATATCTTAGTTTTAATTGGGAAAGATTAATTGACGAACTACCGTTATTTACCACTTTGAATTTTGCATTAATGGTATTTGAGCTCGTTCCTGTATTTCCGTTATTAAACTGAACTTCTATTCCGTTTGCTGCAAGAACAGTTTGTTGCGGAATATACATTGAAAATATCATTAATAAAGACATTAGAAAAGCAATAACTTTTCTTTTTTTCATCAAAGTTAACCTCCTTTTTAAATATAATTTTTATAAAAAACCATACAACAAAATCCCATATATTATCTAATTATCCCTATAATTTCACCTCCCTTTAGTAAAACTTATGGACTTTGTCTTTGGCTTTTCATAATAACTAACCCCTAAATCCCCCTAAATTTTGGTAGAATATCAGTAAAGCAAAAGGATAGGTCGCCCAGTTTTAGTAATTATATGTTAATATTTGTCTCTTAATCATGTTATACCATATTTGTATGATTTTTACAATATCTTTTTACATATTTTACTATATAATTCACATTTTATCCTGCTTTATGGATTTTCACGGTACTTTGACTAGAATTTTGACAGATTATACAAGCCAAAAACTTCAATTTATTTACACAATAACCAAAAAAGCTGTCATATAGACAGCTTTTTTGACTCTAAAATTCTTATTATTTTGACTATTAATATAGCTTTATAAATTACTGCAAATAGGTATATATATTATTATCATTGGGATTTAATGTAACACCCTTTATTTCAAATAATTCACTTAAGGTTACAAATTTATAACCTTGATTAAGAAGAGTCGGAATTATAATATCTAGGGCTTCCGGTGTTGGATGTGGCAGGGGCTGTACATCATGCATTAAGAGAATAGCTCCGTCCCTTGCCCCCCGAATTATTGCATCAGCCCTTTGCTGTGCAGTAGTCGATTGTATCCAGTCATCACAGGTCACACCCCCTACAAAGGTCAAATCAATGGCATTTAACATGGTATTATTTGTGGCAAGATTAGGTGCACGAAAAAACTTTGCTTTTGTTCCCGAATACCTTTCAATAGCCGCATTTGTATCATTAACCGATTTTCTTATCTCTGCTTCTGACATACCGGTCATGGTTGAATAAGTCCAGGAATGATTTCCGATTTCACAACCCATATTAACCATTCTCTTTATAACAGAACTTGTTGAATCATTTAGCTTTTGTCCTATCACCATAAATGTTGCCACAACACCATATTTTTCAAGTTTATCTAATACTAAAGGTGTAAGTGTAGTATCAGGTCCGTCATCAAAGGTTAAGGCAACTACTTTGTTATAACTTGGTACCTGGGTAGGTGTAGGAGTAGGGGTGGTGTTAGGATTATCATTTTCTAATATCATTTTCTTAAGCAATGAAAAGTCAAGAGCATCAATATAACCATCGGAATTAATATCTGCTGCCTCTTCATCTAGTGAAGTATCTCTCTTTAAAAGATATGACTTTAATAAAGAGTAATCAATTGCATCAACATTTCCGTCAACATTGACATCACCTTTAGTAACAGAAGAGGATTTAGCAGAGAATATAAAGGAATTAACATTAACAGGTCCTGAAAATACTAATACAATATCCTGTTTGCCTGTTACCTTACTGATATTAGTTGATTTGGTCTCATAGGTATCCCAACCTCCGGTATAGGCATCCGATAAGGTACCCAGTAGAGTTCCAGTCTCACTACCTAATCTTATCTGAATACTTGTATTTTGCTCCGAAGCAACTAATGCACTAAAGCTAGTTGCACCTCCGCTTCCAAAATCAATATCCTTATAGGTTATGGTATCACCACTTTCAATATAACCTATTCCCCCTTCGCCATTGGCTATTCCAATAGTCTCAAGGGTTGAGGAAGTGGTTGAATTAAACTCTTCTGCTTCTATTGTTTCGAAAGCACTTCTTACGCCGTAATCAACTTCATCGTCGCCACCACCGCTGTCCCCACCTACTACCAGGGACATAGTGTGTACATTGGCTTTTCCGCTACTTTGATATCCTTCGATGGTAAAGGCTACTTCGTACATCTTACCCATCTTCATTCCTCTGCTCTCCCAGGCATTAAAATGCTCGCTGACAGATATGGTTCCGCTTGTACGTTTTGATGTCCGAACACTCCAATATTGCTGGAAGGTTGCAGTACCTTTAATGGAAGGCTGGTTAACCCTGGTTGTCTCATAGATATCATAGGTACCTCCGTCAACTGTAATTCTTCCCTTTGATGTTGCTCCAGGAGGCCGCCAGTTACCCCAGCTATCCACTATGTAATATTCCACCAAGGGATCAACTGTCCATCCATAGACACAGAGATAGGAGTTACCGTTTGGCTGATAATCACAGCCGTATTTTACCGATATATTTCCTATTTGCTGATGTGTCTGAGTTTCGTTGTACTTTTTGCCTGTTCTAAATAAGGCATTGTTAATGTTATTCCACTCACAGGTAAATGTACCTCCACCGGTAAGAGTCATGGTTGTGTTTCCTGAATCCTTCCATAATTCATAATCATAACCTTCATAGGTACCGGTTTGATTTGAAGTTAAGGTTATAGCTGCATGGGCATCCGTAACAAATATGGTAGATAGGATTGACAAACACAGTAGTAAAGATAGTAATATCCGTTTTTTTTGCTTCATTAGCTTACCCCCTTTTTTATATTTTAATAATATTATCAGTTGAAATAACAATATTGGTAAATAATAACAGTAATAGGTGTCAGGCAGGATAAGCAGGGCTAATTGGATGTCAAGACATAATTAGTAGGTGCCTCCTTACCACTTCCAAGATTAGCAACAAAGCCAAGGATAATAGTCTCTCCCGGGGCAAAATCATTATCCCAAGAGGGACTTTTAACAATCACCTTATTACCTGTCTGACTTACTAATTCTGCTCCCCAAAGATTTATAATGGAACTATTATAATTAAAGCTAAGTGTCCAGCCACTATAAGTTTTATTGGAATTGTTCTTAACAGTTATCTCCCCTTGAAAACCGTTTCCCCAATCATTAACAATCTTATAATTATAAGAAATATCCCCACTGGGTACCGGTGTCGGAGTAGCTGTGGGCTTAGGAGTCGGTGTTATACTGGGTTTTGGTGTAGGGGTAGGGGTAACAATAGGTGTCGGTGTCGGTGACCCTGTGGGATCCGGAGTTGGGCTAGGTGATGAGAGAGGAGGTTCAATTCCATATAATTTTACCCCATCATCATACACAGGAATATAAGGAGTCAACCCCGCAAAACTAGTTGCCTTATAATCCGGAGAACCGGTTAAGTTCTGATATGACCAGTCATTGTCATTGGACCCGATACCTGCTGGATATGCTATTTCAACACTGGCATCCTTTTCACACATTTGCCACTCTGCAGGCATAATCTGGGTTCCTGTAAAATCCACAGTAAAATAATAAATATTACCTTCATAATGGGTCAGTCCCAAAAGCTTAGCCCCTTCATGGTAGGCAAGTTTAATCTCAACATCCTCCACTGTGTATCCTGCTTCAAAAACTTCCGTAAGATCCATAAAATACCTACAGGAAAGCTTATCTTTCATGGTTGCAGGTCTGGCAGAGCGGTTATTTATCTGGAATAAAAGATTTAAACGGCCATAGCCTTCATATACAATCCAGCATCTTGTAAAGTATTCTATGATATCATCTTCCTCTGCTATAAAATCTTCAGGCTGAGGCCAATTTTTAAGGGGTTCTCCACCGTACATATCATACATCTTAGCCAGTGCACCGACAAAGCCGGCATTATAGTCCGTTGCTACTTCATTTAAGGTATAGTCTGTTATATCATCTTTCCAACCGTCACTTGAATCCGGCCCTCCTACTAAGGCTCCATATAAAATATTTCTATGATATGCCGGTGTGGTTAATTCACTGGTCCAAGAACCGTGGGCAGTTCTATGATGTGGATGCTTAGGAGCATTTTCACCAAAGCCCACAACATAACTTCCCTTTCTGGGATTGTCACCCAAGGCATAATTAACCTGTTTCTCGGCAAAAGTACGATATCCTTCCTTTTTAGAAGCTGTTCCCACACTATCATCATCTGACCATACAAAGGCTAAAAATGCTGCCGTAGTAGCATACCTTAAGGATCCCCACTGAGACAACCAGGCTAGTCCTCCCGGAGTATATGTAATACTTCCGTCCGGCATCCAAAAGTCTAGATTTTTCTCTACCTGAGCCACATAGCTGGGATCTTTAGTAACCTGTGCAATTTTTAAGGCCGCTCCGTAACTTACATCATCCCAACAGTGGGTATGACCCCCACCTAAAGTGACAGCGGGTAAAGCCTCCATGGCCTTATTAAGATAGGTATCATTATTGGTTTTGATATAAAGCCAAACACCACTCCATGCAATGTCATCCAAATAACTGCCTGAAGGATATAAGGTGTTTAAGGGATTTTTCCCTCTGTATTTATCAGCAAAATCAAATAACTGCTCGGCATGCTCTAGGCAAAGCTTAGCATATTCGGGATCTGTTTCTTCAAATATAAGTGAAGCAATGGCCAAGGCTGCTGAGGCAGATCCTGCCACATCTGATCCCGGTGTGGAAGTGTCTACCCAGAAAGACTTTCTATCTGTGACATAGTCAAGAAGCTCATGGGCAACCCAAACAGAATGGTCGGAGGCTTCATAGCCACACATATAGTATAATAAATTAGGTTCAGGATGCGCTTTTATAAAGAAATCTGTGGCCCATTTAATCTCATCAAGTATAATATCCAGCTGTCCTGACTTTTCAAAAGCCTCCCGGTATTCATATACTGCCCACCCCAATTGAGCAGCTGCATAAGACATAGGATGAGTAAACTTTATTCCGTCACCGGCATCTGCCCATCCTCCGGTCAGATCAAGACCCACATCTTGTCCGTCAGTCATGGCCGCATCGGCTCTGTAAGGCAATATATAATTATCTGGTAAATCTCCTAACCGATTTGCTTTATAGAACAAAATGGCTTTCTGCAAGGCTTCCCCAAAATTGTAATAGGCATCACCGCTACGGGGTGAACTTGCAGCCTGTGAATAAAGCTTTTTTTGTACAGGAGATAGGATTATGGTAGCAATTAACACTATCACAAAACTTATACCCAATATTCTTTTGTTAACTTTTAAATGTAAATTCATAATATCCCCTCCGTTTATTGCCATGTTATCTTTACTGTAACCATAAGGATCCTTGTGTTAACCTTGTAAATAGATTATCTAATTTACCCCCAATGAAGAACGAAGCCTAGCAAAGGATGTAAATTGCTGATCTAACCAAGTTATATGAT
This genomic interval from Herbinix luporum contains the following:
- a CDS encoding glycoside hydrolase family 9 protein → MNLHLKVNKRILGISFVIVLIATIILSPVQKKLYSQAASSPRSGDAYYNFGEALQKAILFYKANRLGDLPDNYILPYRADAAMTDGQDVGLDLTGGWADAGDGIKFTHPMSYAAAQLGWAVYEYREAFEKSGQLDIILDEIKWATDFFIKAHPEPNLLYYMCGYEASDHSVWVAHELLDYVTDRKSFWVDTSTPGSDVAGSASAALAIASLIFEETDPEYAKLCLEHAEQLFDFADKYRGKNPLNTLYPSGSYLDDIAWSGVWLYIKTNNDTYLNKAMEALPAVTLGGGHTHCWDDVSYGAALKIAQVTKDPSYVAQVEKNLDFWMPDGSITYTPGGLAWLSQWGSLRYATTAAFLAFVWSDDDSVGTASKKEGYRTFAEKQVNYALGDNPRKGSYVVGFGENAPKHPHHRTAHGSWTSELTTPAYHRNILYGALVGGPDSSDGWKDDITDYTLNEVATDYNAGFVGALAKMYDMYGGEPLKNWPQPEDFIAEEDDIIEYFTRCWIVYEGYGRLNLLFQINNRSARPATMKDKLSCRYFMDLTEVFEAGYTVEDVEIKLAYHEGAKLLGLTHYEGNIYYFTVDFTGTQIMPAEWQMCEKDASVEIAYPAGIGSNDNDWSYQNLTGSPDYKATSFAGLTPYIPVYDDGVKLYGIEPPLSSPSPTPDPTGSPTPTPIVTPTPTPKPSITPTPKPTATPTPVPSGDISYNYKIVNDWGNGFQGEITVKNNSNKTYSGWTLSFNYNSSIINLWGAELVSQTGNKVIVKSPSWDNDFAPGETIILGFVANLGSGKEAPTNYVLTSN
- a CDS encoding glycoside hydrolase family 11 protein, with amino-acid sequence MKQKKRILLSLLLCLSILSTIFVTDAHAAITLTSNQTGTYEGYDYELWKDSGNTTMTLTGGGTFTCEWNNINNALFRTGKKYNETQTHQQIGNISVKYGCDYQPNGNSYLCVYGWTVDPLVEYYIVDSWGNWRPPGATSKGRITVDGGTYDIYETTRVNQPSIKGTATFQQYWSVRTSKRTSGTISVSEHFNAWESRGMKMGKMYEVAFTIEGYQSSGKANVHTMSLVVGGDSGGGDDEVDYGVRSAFETIEAEEFNSTTSSTLETIGIANGEGGIGYIESGDTITYKDIDFGSGGATSFSALVASEQNTSIQIRLGSETGTLLGTLSDAYTGGWDTYETKSTNISKVTGKQDIVLVFSGPVNVNSFIFSAKSSSVTKGDVNVDGNVDAIDYSLLKSYLLKRDTSLDEEAADINSDGYIDALDFSLLKKMILENDNPNTTPTPTPTQVPSYNKVVALTFDDGPDTTLTPLVLDKLEKYGVVATFMVIGQKLNDSTSSVIKRMVNMGCEIGNHSWTYSTMTGMSEAEIRKSVNDTNAAIERYSGTKAKFFRAPNLATNNTMLNAIDLTFVGGVTCDDWIQSTTAQQRADAIIRGARDGAILLMHDVQPLPHPTPEALDIIIPTLLNQGYKFVTLSELFEIKGVTLNPNDNNIYTYLQ